The following are encoded in a window of Miltoncostaea marina genomic DNA:
- a CDS encoding putative bifunctional diguanylate cyclase/phosphodiesterase, translating to MSGAWKGFLAGGATSTAAYQALPPGGAARAAAYHVLVLACVGVLVAAAARRRPPARRPWLVIAAGTAVFAAGDLVMLWTMLLTGEAPGHPGLADAFYLTSSPMLIGGIVLLVRARTAGRDRAGLLDSLVMGGAAAATAWVVLIEPATHEGQGSASWAAQVLMVAYPALDLVLLGAVLRLAMSPGARPAALWLLVGGCVLLLVADLVHGVRVVSGAVGAGDPFAVAWMPFFVLLAAAALEPGAARLAERSAVAPQRPTRARLATLGVAGLALPAAALLAHDTRARAVALAGVAVLSALVPLRMAGLVRELERSLAQVADLQRRRGERRVRALVQHAADIIVVLDAGLRITYASPSAARALGDDPVGWPPERWLERAMPDDPGALLAYLRAAAGAPAPTGFLCAFQVGGATKRLELLATDLLGDPDVRGLVVNARDVTEREALERRLRHQATHDGLTGLPDRALFIARADAAIARCRVRGDGHAALLYIDLDGFKEVNDSLGHEAGDRLLREIAARLLGALRGDDTAARLGGDEFAVLLGRVADLSEAEGVARRIVAELARPWREGDLELPLSASIGVALCGPDGGDATELLADADAAMYVAKRRQRGGHEVFREPMRQAITDRLRVTTELARAVERGRLAVQYQPLVRVATGEVVGAEALVRWPHPERGLLGPAEFVPLAEETGQIIPLGRWVLREACRQAAAWRASLPGGAGLEVSVNVSARQVQDPRMPGWVAEALEETGLDPAALVLELTETVLLDDPDRALEALRRLKALGVRLAIDDFGTGFSSLAYLARMPVDVLKVDRLFVEGADGGPDRSALVRGILDLAGSLGVPAVAEGVERPSQLAALDAFGCAYAQGYLVGRPMPPARFAALVAARARPDVPGGPAAAPATAARR from the coding sequence CGTACCACGTGCTGGTCCTGGCGTGCGTCGGCGTGCTCGTCGCGGCGGCGGCCCGCCGCCGTCCGCCCGCCCGGCGGCCCTGGCTGGTCATCGCGGCCGGCACGGCCGTGTTCGCGGCCGGCGACCTCGTGATGCTCTGGACGATGCTCCTGACCGGCGAGGCGCCGGGCCATCCTGGCCTCGCCGATGCCTTCTACCTGACCAGCTCCCCGATGCTCATCGGCGGCATCGTGCTGCTCGTGCGCGCACGCACGGCGGGGCGCGACCGCGCCGGGCTGCTCGACTCGCTGGTGATGGGCGGCGCGGCGGCCGCCACCGCCTGGGTGGTCCTGATCGAGCCGGCGACGCACGAGGGGCAGGGCTCCGCGTCGTGGGCGGCGCAGGTGCTGATGGTGGCGTACCCGGCGCTCGACCTCGTCCTGCTCGGCGCGGTGCTCCGGCTCGCCATGAGCCCGGGCGCCCGGCCGGCGGCGCTCTGGCTGCTGGTCGGCGGGTGCGTGCTCCTGCTCGTGGCCGACCTCGTGCACGGCGTCCGGGTCGTGAGCGGCGCCGTCGGTGCCGGGGACCCGTTCGCCGTCGCCTGGATGCCGTTCTTCGTGCTGCTCGCCGCCGCGGCGCTCGAGCCGGGCGCGGCGCGGCTGGCCGAGCGCTCGGCCGTCGCGCCCCAGCGGCCGACGCGGGCGCGCCTCGCCACCCTGGGCGTCGCCGGCCTGGCCCTGCCGGCTGCCGCCCTGCTGGCCCACGACACCCGGGCCCGCGCGGTCGCGCTCGCGGGGGTGGCCGTGCTCTCGGCGCTCGTGCCGCTGCGCATGGCGGGCCTCGTGCGCGAGCTTGAGCGCTCGCTGGCGCAGGTCGCCGACCTGCAGCGGCGCCGCGGCGAGCGCCGCGTGCGGGCGCTCGTCCAGCACGCCGCCGACATCATCGTGGTGCTCGACGCGGGCCTGCGCATCACCTACGCGAGCCCGTCCGCGGCGCGCGCCCTGGGCGACGACCCGGTCGGCTGGCCCCCGGAGCGCTGGCTCGAGCGGGCGATGCCCGACGACCCCGGCGCGCTGCTCGCGTACCTGCGCGCCGCCGCCGGCGCGCCGGCGCCCACGGGCTTCCTCTGCGCCTTCCAGGTCGGCGGCGCCACGAAGCGCCTCGAGCTGCTCGCCACCGACCTGCTGGGCGACCCCGACGTGCGCGGCCTGGTGGTGAACGCGCGCGACGTGACCGAGCGCGAGGCGCTCGAGCGGCGCCTGCGGCACCAGGCGACCCACGACGGCCTGACCGGGCTGCCGGACCGCGCCCTGTTCATCGCGCGGGCGGACGCGGCGATCGCGCGCTGCCGCGTCCGCGGCGACGGGCACGCGGCGCTGCTCTACATCGACCTCGACGGCTTCAAGGAGGTCAACGACAGCCTGGGCCACGAGGCCGGCGACCGGCTGCTGCGGGAGATCGCCGCGCGCCTGCTGGGCGCCCTGCGCGGGGACGACACGGCGGCGCGGCTCGGCGGCGACGAGTTCGCGGTGCTGCTGGGGCGGGTCGCCGACCTGTCGGAGGCCGAGGGCGTCGCGCGCCGCATCGTCGCCGAGCTCGCCCGCCCGTGGCGCGAGGGCGACCTGGAGCTGCCGCTCTCGGCCAGCATCGGGGTCGCGCTCTGCGGCCCGGACGGCGGCGACGCGACCGAGCTGCTCGCGGACGCCGACGCCGCGATGTACGTCGCCAAGCGCCGGCAGCGCGGGGGCCACGAGGTCTTCCGCGAGCCGATGCGCCAGGCGATCACCGACCGCCTGCGGGTCACCACGGAGCTCGCCCGGGCGGTGGAGCGCGGGCGCCTGGCGGTGCAGTACCAGCCGCTCGTCCGGGTGGCGACGGGCGAGGTCGTCGGCGCCGAGGCGCTGGTCCGCTGGCCGCACCCCGAGCGCGGGCTGCTCGGCCCGGCCGAGTTCGTGCCGCTCGCGGAGGAGACGGGGCAGATCATCCCCCTCGGGCGCTGGGTGCTGCGCGAGGCCTGTCGGCAGGCCGCCGCCTGGCGCGCCTCGCTGCCGGGCGGGGCGGGCCTGGAGGTGAGCGTCAACGTCTCCGCGCGGCAGGTCCAGGATCCGCGCATGCCGGGCTGGGTGGCCGAGGCGCTCGAGGAGACCGGTCTCGATCCCGCCGCGCTCGTGCTGGAGCTCACCGAGACCGTGCTGCTGGACGACCCCGACCGCGCGCTCGAGGCGCTGCGCCGCCTGAAGGCGCTCGGCGTGCGCCTCGCCATCGACGACTTCGGGACCGGGTTCAGCTCGCTCGCCTACCTCGCGCGCATGCCGGTCGACGTCCTGAAGGTCGACCGGCTGTTCGTGGAGGGCGCGGACGGGGGGCCGGACCGCTCGGCGCTCGTGCGGGGCATCCTCGACCTGGCCGGCTCGCTCGGCGTGCCGGCGGTGGCCGAGGGCGTGGAGCGCCCGTCGCAGCTCGCGGCGCTCGACGCCTTCGGGTGCGCCTACGCGCAGGGCTACCTCGTCGGCAGGCCGATGCCGCCGGCCCGCTTCGCCGCGCTCGTGGCCGCGCGGGCCCGCCCGGACGTGCCGGGCGGGCCCGCGGCCGCGCCCGCTACCGCTGCCCGGCGGTGA
- a CDS encoding catalase — translation MSDVASTPPADGDDRRVLTNRQGHPVHDNQNQRTVGARGPATLENYQFLEKISHFDRERIPERVVHARGFTAYGFFEAYGACGDEPIARFTRAKLLQERGARTDVAVRFSTVAGGRDSSECARDPRGFAVKFYTEDGNWDLVGNNLGVFFIRDAIKFPDFIHSQKPDPVTFRQEPNRIFDFISQTPESMHMVTLVFGPRGIPASYRHMQGFGVNTYKWVNAQGETVLVKYHWLPKQGVRSWTQADAAAVQADDLGPHSKDLYEAIERGDHPEWELCVQMMSDDEHPELDWDPLDDTKVWPEEQFPLRPIGRMVLNRNVSNVFAENEQIAFGTGVLVDGLDFSDDKMLVGRTFSYSDTQRYRVGPNYLQLPVNRPKAPVATNQRDGQMAYGVDDPGENPHVNYEPSITGGLREAQAPAHDEQGPVIEGRLTRARIPRTQDYRQAGERYLLSEQWEKDDLVLNLVTLLAQCDRPIQERMVWHLLLCEDELGLRVGDGLGITPDDVRSLEPLASQTLSEEDERRRANLGANGPRDVRGHVMTHCVPNERDVRAAEPERVTAGQR, via the coding sequence ATGAGCGACGTCGCGAGCACCCCGCCCGCCGACGGAGACGACCGCCGCGTCCTGACGAATCGCCAGGGCCACCCGGTCCACGACAACCAGAACCAGCGGACCGTCGGCGCGCGTGGCCCGGCGACGCTCGAGAACTACCAGTTCCTCGAGAAGATCAGCCACTTCGACCGCGAGCGCATCCCCGAGCGGGTGGTGCACGCCCGCGGCTTCACCGCGTACGGGTTCTTCGAGGCCTACGGGGCCTGCGGCGACGAGCCCATCGCCCGCTTCACCCGCGCCAAGCTGCTCCAGGAGCGCGGCGCGCGCACCGACGTGGCCGTGCGGTTCTCGACGGTGGCCGGCGGCCGGGACTCCTCGGAGTGCGCGCGCGACCCGCGCGGCTTCGCGGTGAAGTTCTACACCGAGGACGGCAACTGGGACCTCGTCGGCAACAACCTCGGCGTCTTCTTCATCCGCGACGCCATCAAGTTCCCCGACTTCATCCACTCCCAGAAGCCCGACCCGGTGACGTTCCGCCAGGAGCCGAACCGCATCTTCGACTTCATCAGCCAGACGCCGGAGTCGATGCACATGGTCACCCTCGTGTTCGGCCCGCGCGGCATCCCCGCGAGCTACCGGCACATGCAGGGCTTCGGCGTGAACACCTACAAGTGGGTGAACGCGCAGGGCGAGACGGTGCTGGTCAAGTACCACTGGCTCCCGAAGCAGGGCGTGCGCAGCTGGACCCAGGCCGACGCGGCCGCCGTCCAGGCCGACGACCTCGGCCCCCACTCGAAGGACCTCTACGAGGCGATCGAGCGCGGCGACCACCCCGAGTGGGAGCTGTGCGTCCAGATGATGTCGGACGACGAGCACCCCGAGCTCGACTGGGACCCGCTCGACGACACGAAGGTCTGGCCCGAGGAGCAGTTCCCGCTCAGGCCGATCGGCCGCATGGTGCTGAACCGCAACGTCTCGAACGTCTTCGCCGAGAACGAGCAGATCGCCTTCGGGACCGGCGTGCTCGTGGACGGGCTCGACTTCTCCGACGACAAGATGCTCGTGGGCCGGACGTTCTCGTACAGCGACACGCAGCGCTACCGCGTGGGCCCGAACTACCTGCAGCTGCCGGTCAACCGGCCGAAGGCGCCCGTGGCCACCAACCAGCGCGACGGCCAGATGGCCTACGGCGTGGACGACCCGGGCGAGAACCCGCACGTCAACTACGAGCCGTCCATCACGGGCGGCCTGCGCGAGGCGCAGGCCCCGGCCCACGACGAGCAGGGCCCGGTGATCGAGGGCCGGCTCACCCGCGCGCGCATCCCGCGCACGCAGGACTACCGCCAGGCCGGCGAGCGCTACCTGCTCTCCGAGCAGTGGGAGAAGGACGACCTGGTGCTCAACCTGGTCACCCTCCTCGCCCAGTGCGACCGCCCCATCCAGGAGCGCATGGTCTGGCACCTGCTCCTCTGCGAGGACGAGCTCGGCCTGCGGGTCGGCGACGGCCTCGGCATCACGCCCGACGACGTGCGCTCGCTGGAGCCGCTCGCGAGCCAGACGCTCAGCGAGGAGGACGAGCGCCGGCGCGCGAACCTCGGCGCCAACGGCCCGCGCGACGTGCGCGGGCACGTGATGACGCACTGCGTCCCCAACGAGCGCGACGTGCGTGCCGCCGAGCCGGAGCGCGTCACCGCCGGGCAGCGGTAG
- a CDS encoding HDOD domain-containing protein — protein MMERLRGALHRLGPLPVLDGTVRRVLELADDPDSSVAEIAVAIERDPTFSANLLRAANSAHYGRRRGASGVHDALMIVGREGMRRIATESATYRLLERAGDTGPETRAELHAHAVAVAGHAAVLAERAGLDAEAAHLAGLLHDLGKVLLPMIFGARHVSDALAGAPRGLQRLLAERAGLGIDHAAAGAALAGAWELDAHIVDAIRHHHGPEPLDGIPGCVQAANELVLLTGGASVEPALLAGALRAIGLDPAVLDDLVHGGGSVELDHARDQMRRLERIAHIDDLTGLAVRRHWTAQVAAAIERGERGAVLLLDVDEFKGVNDAFGHLVGDEVLRAVARVIGDAGLAGRLGGDEFCVWVPHGGDDALAVAGWICRDVLAATPGATGGTAVGVSVGVARAPGDGTDVTALLGAADAALYEVKRGGRGRAGAARAEHRPAPPPEAAAAGAGEALRAVFDAQLAAVSVAERARVEKEGARAAAAVDGALARLCADPASVGLVLRHGLSPRLLSHGLQTAALACVTGCRLGWDADRLAQLAVAALYADIGMTRLDRGLTEKPGRLTDAERAQLQRHPALGAALLAAVGATWPLAAVVAGQHHERWDGAGYPAGLSGERIRPEAQVVAVCHRYLAAVQQRPHRPGLPPHQALELLYTLGGGLAGRDVLEAFVESIAIYPVGAFVRLSNGLSGEVLAGGTPTRPRVLALWDPSGDPLAERPVIDLADQPTLFVDSLSGG, from the coding sequence GCCTCGGGCCGCTGCCCGTGCTCGACGGCACGGTGCGCCGGGTGCTCGAGCTGGCGGACGACCCCGACTCGAGCGTCGCCGAGATCGCGGTGGCGATCGAGCGCGACCCCACGTTCTCGGCCAACCTGCTGCGGGCTGCGAACTCGGCCCACTACGGGCGGCGCCGCGGCGCGTCCGGCGTGCACGACGCCCTCATGATCGTCGGCCGCGAGGGCATGCGGCGGATCGCCACCGAATCGGCCACGTACCGGCTGCTGGAGCGGGCGGGCGACACCGGCCCGGAGACGCGCGCCGAGCTGCACGCGCACGCGGTGGCGGTGGCCGGGCACGCGGCGGTGCTCGCCGAGCGGGCCGGCCTCGACGCCGAGGCGGCCCACCTCGCCGGCCTGCTGCACGACCTGGGCAAGGTGCTGCTGCCGATGATCTTCGGCGCGCGGCACGTGAGCGACGCGCTGGCGGGCGCGCCGCGCGGCCTGCAGCGCCTGCTGGCCGAGCGCGCCGGGCTCGGGATCGACCACGCGGCCGCCGGCGCCGCCCTGGCGGGCGCGTGGGAGCTCGACGCCCACATCGTCGACGCCATCCGCCACCACCACGGCCCCGAGCCGCTCGACGGCATCCCGGGGTGCGTGCAGGCGGCCAACGAGCTCGTGCTGCTGACCGGGGGCGCGAGCGTCGAGCCCGCGCTGCTGGCCGGCGCCCTGCGGGCGATCGGGCTCGACCCGGCGGTGCTCGACGACCTCGTGCACGGCGGCGGATCGGTCGAGCTCGACCACGCCCGCGACCAGATGCGGCGGCTGGAGCGCATCGCGCACATCGACGACCTGACCGGCCTCGCGGTGCGCCGCCACTGGACGGCGCAGGTCGCGGCCGCGATCGAGCGCGGCGAGCGCGGCGCGGTGCTCCTGCTGGACGTCGACGAGTTCAAGGGCGTCAACGACGCGTTCGGCCACCTGGTCGGCGACGAGGTGCTGCGGGCGGTGGCCCGGGTGATCGGCGACGCCGGGCTGGCGGGGCGGCTGGGCGGCGACGAGTTCTGCGTGTGGGTGCCGCACGGGGGCGACGACGCCCTGGCCGTGGCCGGGTGGATCTGCCGCGACGTGCTCGCCGCCACCCCGGGCGCGACGGGCGGCACCGCCGTCGGCGTGTCGGTCGGCGTGGCGCGCGCGCCGGGCGACGGCACCGACGTGACTGCGCTGCTCGGCGCGGCCGACGCCGCGCTGTACGAGGTGAAGCGGGGCGGCCGGGGGCGGGCGGGCGCGGCCCGCGCGGAGCACCGCCCGGCGCCCCCGCCCGAGGCCGCGGCCGCCGGCGCCGGCGAGGCCCTGCGGGCCGTCTTCGACGCGCAGCTCGCCGCCGTGTCGGTGGCCGAGCGCGCCCGCGTCGAGAAGGAGGGCGCCCGGGCGGCGGCGGCGGTCGACGGGGCGCTGGCCCGGCTCTGCGCCGACCCGGCGTCGGTCGGGCTCGTGCTGCGCCACGGGCTGTCGCCGCGTCTGCTGTCCCACGGCCTCCAGACCGCGGCGCTGGCCTGCGTCACCGGCTGCCGCCTGGGCTGGGACGCCGACCGCCTGGCGCAGCTCGCGGTGGCCGCGCTCTACGCCGACATCGGCATGACCCGGCTGGACCGCGGCCTCACCGAGAAGCCGGGCCGGCTCACCGACGCCGAGCGCGCCCAGCTGCAGCGCCACCCGGCCCTCGGCGCCGCCCTGCTGGCCGCCGTCGGCGCCACCTGGCCGCTGGCCGCCGTGGTGGCCGGCCAGCACCACGAGCGCTGGGACGGCGCGGGCTACCCGGCCGGGCTCAGCGGCGAGCGCATCCGCCCCGAGGCCCAGGTGGTGGCCGTCTGCCACCGCTACCTCGCGGCGGTCCAGCAGCGCCCCCACCGGCCCGGCCTGCCGCCCCACCAGGCGCTGGAGCTGCTCTACACCCTCGGCGGCGGGCTCGCGGGGCGGGACGTGCTCGAGGCGTTCGTGGAGTCGATCGCGATCTACCCGGTCGGGGCGTTCGTGCGCCTCTCGAACGGCCTGTCGGGCGAGGTGCTCGCCGGCGGCACCCCCACGCGACCCCGGGTGCTCGCGCTGTGGGACCCCTCGGGCGATCCGCTGGCCGAGCGCCCGGTCATCGACCTCGCCGACCAGCCGACCCTCTTCGTCGACTCGCTGAGCGGCGGCTGA
- a CDS encoding Fur family transcriptional regulator gives MPHTAEQRLRDAGLRVTAPRVAVLRALDGARDHPSVDQVIARVRAAGTPISVQGAYDACEALMRAGLARRIEPAGGPARYESRVGDNHHHLVCRACGAAADVDCAAGHTVCMEPSDARGFRLDEVEVVYWGLCPDCQQTIDERNTA, from the coding sequence GTGCCGCACACCGCCGAGCAGCGCCTGCGCGACGCGGGCCTCAGGGTCACGGCGCCGCGCGTCGCGGTGCTGCGGGCGCTCGACGGGGCGCGGGACCACCCGAGCGTCGACCAGGTCATCGCCCGGGTGCGGGCCGCCGGGACGCCGATCTCCGTCCAGGGGGCCTACGATGCCTGCGAGGCGCTGATGCGGGCGGGCCTCGCCCGCCGCATCGAGCCCGCGGGCGGCCCGGCGCGGTACGAGTCCCGCGTCGGCGACAACCACCACCACCTCGTCTGCCGCGCCTGCGGCGCGGCCGCCGACGTCGATTGCGCCGCCGGCCACACCGTGTGCATGGAGCCGTCGGACGCCCGCGGCTTCCGGCTGGACGAGGTCGAGGTCGTGTATTGGGGCCTCTGCCCCGACTGTCAGCAGACCATCGACGAGAGGAACACTGCATGA
- a CDS encoding DUF3817 domain-containing protein → MRRAAGSPATLFRVVALAEAASWAGLLLGMLLKYGPPGADAGVALFGPVHGALFLLYVVVALATWRRLRWSAAVGATALLAAVPPLATWAFERWALRTGRLEEPEVAGTDPFLE, encoded by the coding sequence GTGCGCCGCGCCGCAGGCAGCCCCGCCACCCTCTTCCGCGTTGTCGCGCTCGCCGAGGCGGCCTCGTGGGCCGGCCTGCTGCTGGGCATGCTGCTCAAGTACGGTCCGCCCGGAGCGGACGCCGGGGTGGCGCTGTTCGGCCCCGTCCACGGGGCGCTGTTCCTGCTCTACGTCGTCGTGGCGCTCGCCACCTGGCGGCGCCTGCGCTGGAGCGCCGCGGTCGGCGCGACGGCCCTGCTCGCCGCGGTGCCGCCGCTCGCCACCTGGGCGTTCGAGCGGTGGGCGCTGCGCACCGGGCGCCTGGAGGAGCCGGAGGTCGCCGGAACCGATCCGTTCTTGGAATAG